Within Oncorhynchus nerka isolate Pitt River linkage group LG8, Oner_Uvic_2.0, whole genome shotgun sequence, the genomic segment agttttgatgtcttcaccattattctacaatgtggaaaatagtcaaataaagtaaaaccctggaatgagtaggtgtgtcaacgtttgactggtactgtatacgtGTCAATTCACGGCATGGCACACTGTGTGTGAGGGCATGCGTGTGTGTCTTCTTTCTCCTACCTATGTGAGGTACTGATCTGGGACCTGAACTCGGTCtactctgacagagctagtgAATTGACTGGGCTGACTGTCTGTGCATCTCTGTGTGTCCCCTCTTACCTGTGTGAGCTGAGCTCAGTCTCCACTCTGACGGCCCCAGTAAACGTACAACTGTGTCTGTCTGCGTGCGTTACCTGTGTGAGATATCTGATTTGTGAGCTGAGCTCAGTCTCCACTCTGTTGACGGATCCAGTAAACTGGCTGAGCTGTCTGTCCAGGAAACTGGCATTGTGCTTGTCTTTAGACAGCTCCAACACAACGTTGCCTAGAGAAGATAAACACAGAAAACAGAATTAGGCCTACAGTTGATGTATTTACTCACAGAAACTGTCATGGCTTGTCTTAAACAACTACAGACATTGAGCAAATAGAGTGACAATGAATGCCCATTCCTTCTAAGAGCTCTTTTCTAGTACTATAAATGTGTGGCTAGgtacagttagctagctatgtaatgACACAGGTACTACtgttagctctggtccagggtgaagGCCCAGCGCTAGCAAGCCGCACTAACGCCCTGGATCAGAGCTAATGTACGGTGCATTCGAAAAATATTCAGACACctttcccttttccacattttgtaatgttcagccttattctaaaatggattaaatacatttctcatcaatctacacacaatacccccataatgacaaaggcaaaaacaagtttagacatttttgcaaatgtattaaaaataaacaaatgCTTATGAATGCTTATGTACTTTAtgtacataagcattcagaccctttgttatgagactctaaattgagctcaggtgcatgctgtttccattgatcatccttgatgtttttacaacttggagtacacctgtggtaaaataaattgttggacatgatttggaaaggcacagttgacagtgcatgtcaaagcaaaaaccgagccatgaggttgaaggaattgtccgtagagctccgagacagaattgtgtcgacacagatctgggtaagggtCCCCAAAAAATgatgcagcattgaaagtccccaagaacactttttaaatggaagaagtttggaaccaccaagactcttcctagagctggccgccaagccaaactgagcaatctggggaatGAAAGGTCTTggtaagggaggtgaccaagaacccaatggtcactctgacatagtTCCAGAAGgacaccatctctgcagcactccaccaatcaggcctttatggtagagtggccagaaagaagccactcctcagtaaaaggcacatgacagctcgcttggagtttgccaaaaggcacctaaaggactctcagaccatgagaaacaagattctctgcaaggattgaaaccaagattgaactctttggcctgaatgccaagcgtcacacctggaggaaacctggcaccatccctactgtgaagcatggtcgaggcagcatcatgctgtggcaatgtttttcagcggcagggactgggagactagtcaggatcgagggaaagatgagcagagcaaagtacagagagatccttgatgaaaacctgccccagagcactcaggacctcagactggggtgaagattcaccattcaacaggacaatgaccctcagcacacagccaagacaacgcaggagtggattcgggacgagtctctgaatgtccttgagtggcccagccagagcccggacttgaacccgatcgaacgtttctggagagacctgaaaatagctgagcagcgacactccccatccaacctgacagagcttgagaggatctgcagagaataatgggagaaactgcccaaatacagttgagtcaagcttgtagtgtcatacccaagaagactcgaggctctAATAgtttccaaaggtgcttcaacagagtactgggtaaagggtctgaatacttatgtaaatgtggtatttcagtttttttatgtttaatatatttgctaaaatgtctacaTTTTTAgtatcaatttcagaataaggttgtaaacgtaacaaaatgtggaaaaagtcaaggggtctgaatactttcgggaATGCATTGTATATCTAACTAGCTAGGTATGCGTTTGTTATTACAATGTATTTGAACTGTTGTTGTTGCATGCAGAGGTAGACGAACCGGCGCACTGCAGAATCGTTGCAATTTGATTCTCAACCTCTTCCAAAGCTCGCAGTCGGTCATTCGCCATCAGGATCAATTTCACACACTGGGAGTAATAAAAATAGACGATTCTTATCAGAATCGGCTACGTACGGAACACTATCGTAGAAAATAGGTTATAAATGCATTAATCCTAAATGTAGCCAAACTCCTGCATAATGCCAAAAACACCACAGAAAGcgaacatcaacaaaacaaaaagcTTTCCGAGTAAAGGCGCATATAAATGACGTCAACATCTTCGTTGAATAACTACATCCGTCGCATAATTTAGACGTTTTAGTGTGGCGGAGTGGGAAGATGGCTGTAACAGCGGGTTGGATGCATGTCCCCTCCAATATGCGGCCAACTGAGGGTCTGGTGTCTGTTCTGAAAGAGCAGCGGACCGAATATTTACCAGCACTTTTAGCGAATTACCGGGAGCACGGCGTGTTCTCGACACAGGTAAAACTGGCTTGCTATATTCTTGGAATTGGCCACGCATGGCATCCCGTCTGCTTTCTTTTTaaaaattttttatttaactaagtaagtcagttaagaactcccAAT encodes:
- the LOC115133312 gene encoding mediator of RNA polymerase II transcription subunit 11, with protein sequence MANDRLRALEEVENQIATILQCAGNVVLELSKDKHNASFLDRQLSQFTGSVNRVETELSSQIRYLTQVATGQPHEGSTYSARKDCQMALNRAEYTRVKLGELGRTCEVMLDPQP